Proteins from a genomic interval of Diospyros lotus cultivar Yz01 chromosome 6, ASM1463336v1, whole genome shotgun sequence:
- the LOC127803745 gene encoding heterogeneous nuclear ribonucleoprotein 1-like, with protein MESEHGKLFVGGISQETTEETLKEHFGKYGTVLNSEIIVEWGSGKGRGFGFITFEDHSVISQVLSDEHVILGRTVEVKLAKPKGEKHQNQHYLYHQQQSNATSSNNCNGNYNRPLSRKKIFVGGLPPNLTDEEFKNYFERFGVVTDGVVMRDKLTSKSRGFGFITFDSEEVANNVLKDKFHELNQKHVEVKRAEPKEARNSRQMSTYDCHARGLGFERLSDWGTLRAHLPYPSFNASYLPMPYGSYHYGYPIPAGPSNGISYEEYLHVPMCSHYPSQFPYASTSTHTNTYINYGVIPNGWTTGLGQISNVDGGYLANASGPGEMPDRDGGYRYPTRASEPGEIPNGESSIHEDAASGSNNDANNDDGNGNSEVPAHIILAQPDDDSLCSEITDGQHQQGAVCRSTVCKSR; from the exons ATGGAGTCCGAGCACGGGAAGCTGTTCGTGGGAGGGATATCGCAGGAGACGACCGAGGAGACCTTGAAAGAACACTTCGGCAAGTACGGAACGGTCTTGAATTCGGAAATCATAGTGGAGTGGGGCTCCGGCAAGGGACGGGGTTTCGGTTTCATCACATTCGAGGATCACTCTGTGATCAGCCAAGTCCTTAGCGACGAACACGTCATTCTTGGGAGGACG GTGGAGGTTAAGCTAGCCAAGCCCAAAGGTGAGAAGCACCAAAACCAGCATTACCTTTACCATCAACAGCAGAGTAATGCAACAAGTAGCAACAACTGCAATGGCAACTACAATAGGCCTCTAAGCAGAAAGAAGATTTTTGTTGGGGGTTTACCACCAAACTTGACGGATGAAGAGTTCAAGAACtattttgagagatttggtgTGGTTACTGACGGGGTTGTGATGCGTGACAAGCTGACTAGTAAGTCCAGGGGTTTTGGCTTCATCACGTTTGATTCTGAGGAAGTGGCTAACAATGTGCTGAAAGACAAGTTTCATGAATTGAACCAAAAACACGTTGAGGTAAAGAGGGCCGAGCCGAAGGAGGCTCGGAATAGTAGGCAAATGTCCACGTATGATTGTCATGCTAGAGGATTGGGTTTTGAAAGATTGTCTGACTGGGGTACTCTTAGGGCTCATCTCCCTTATCCTTCTTTCAATGCTAGTTACCTTCCTATGCCTTATGGGAGTTACCACTATGGATATCCCATTCCTGCTGGGCCTTCGAATGGGATTTCCTATGAGGAATATCTACATGTTCCTATGTGTAGTCATTATCCTAGCCAATTTCCTTATGCAAGCACTAGTACTCATACCAACACCTACATCAATTATGGGGTCATTCCTAATGGTTGGACTACTGGGCTGGGGCAAATATCCAATGTTGATGGTGGTTATCTTGCTAATGCCAGTGGACCAGGGGAAATGCCTGATCGTGATGGTGGTTATCGTTATCCCACCAGGGCTAGTGAACCAGGGGAAATTCCTAATGGTGAAAGTAGCATTCATGAAGATGCAGCATCCGGCAGTAATAATGATGCTAATAATGATGATGGCAATGGAAATTCTGAGGTTCCAGCACATATTATCCTCGCTCAACCAGATGATGACTCATTGTGTTCTGAAATCACTGATGGTCAGCATCAACAGGGAGCAGTTTGCCGATCAACTGTTTGTAAATCAAGGTGA
- the LOC127803747 gene encoding short-chain dehydrogenase virD-like — MSGRKVVLVTGCAKGGIGYEYCKAFANHNCHVFASDVPHRLPDLSDLSSENIETIELDVSSDQSVAAAVHTITSKHGRIDVLLNNAGIGSPGPLAELPLDAIRKAYEINALGQLRLVQHVVPHMAARRSGSIVNVGSIVGMVPTPWAGSYCASKAAVHAISNSLRVELRPFGINVVLVMPGAVASNFGKGSMEKLANYEWKLYREFREAIEERARASQVSKSTDASVFARHVAEKVMMRPAPPKEIMFGHMTGFFRVLSWSPLWVRDLFFYKRFKLNRKL; from the coding sequence ATGAGTGGTCGCAAAGTCGTCCTAGTCACCGGCTGTGCCAAAGGCGGTATCGGCTACGAGTACTGCAAGGCCTTCGCCAACCATAATTGCCATGTCTTCGCCTCCGACGTCCCCCATCGCCTCCCCGACCTGTCGGACCTCTCCTCGGAAAACATCGAGACTATCGAGCTCGACGTCTCCTCCGACCAGAGCGTGGCCGCTGCCGTCCACACCATAACATCCAAACACGGCCGAATCGACGTTCTGCTCAACAACGCCGGCATCGGAAGCCCCGGCCCGCTGGCGGAGCTGCCGCTGGACGCCATCAGAAAAGCGTACGAGATCAACGCTCTGGGGCAGCTGAGGCTGGTGCAGCACGTGGTGCCTCACATGGCTGCCCGGCGCAGCGGCAGCATCGTGAACGTTGGCAGCATCGTCGGAATGGTGCCGACGCCCTGGGCCGGTTCTTACTGCGCCAGCAAGGCGGCGGTGCACGCCATATCGAACAGTTTGCGGGTGGAGCTCCGGCCGTTTGGGATCAACGTGGTGTTGGTGATGCCGGGAGCGGTTGCGTCAAATTTCGGGAAGGGCAGCATGGAGAAATTGGCCAATTACGAGTGGAAACTGTACAGGGAATTCAGGGAAGCGATCGAGGAGCGAGCCAGGGCATCGCAGGTGAGTAAGTCGACGGATGCCTCCGTGTTTGCTCGGCACGTGGCGGAGAAGGTGATGATGAGGCCGGCTCCGCCCAAGGAGATCATGTTTGGGCATATGACCGGTTTCTTCAGGGTTCTTTCTTGGTCTCCCCTTTGGGTTAGAGATCTCTTCTTTTACAAGCGATTTAAATTGAACAggaaattataa